In Pseudomonas sp. MM213, a genomic segment contains:
- the rsxB gene encoding electron transport complex subunit RsxB, with product MSLIQRIDALLPQTQCGKCGHPGCKPYAEGIASGEPINKCPPGGSETIAALAELLKVPVLELDVSRGSAPAQIAYIREAECIGCTKCIQACPVDAIVGAAKLMHTVIIDECTGCDLCVAPCPVDCIEMRPLPLATVLPIVGGLAVSPEEQQARTAKRNHARRRFEQRNARLHREEEQKLAERQARAHRAAQQQHSEVTTLDPVQAALERVRAQKAANADAALKKAKIDLAMSRAQLNKSLKAFGHPPTFEQQSQLIVLQQQFDAAEHALAQLENSAPPAAAPAAPVKDAELKRAKIQLAMRRAELKKAQTSDAPAEQIEALERALGDAEKALHAAETASEQPLPDLARIEKRPIDSQLRQLKTELAYARADVSKLERRTDTPAELLDKARARLQEAERQVDAYVAP from the coding sequence GGCGAGCCGATCAACAAGTGCCCGCCCGGCGGCAGCGAAACCATCGCGGCCCTGGCTGAGTTGCTGAAGGTGCCGGTGCTGGAGCTGGACGTCAGTCGCGGTTCGGCCCCGGCGCAAATCGCCTACATCCGCGAAGCAGAGTGCATCGGTTGCACCAAGTGCATTCAGGCCTGCCCGGTAGACGCCATCGTCGGCGCAGCGAAATTGATGCACACGGTGATCATCGACGAATGCACCGGTTGCGACCTTTGCGTGGCTCCTTGCCCGGTGGACTGCATCGAAATGCGGCCATTACCGCTGGCCACGGTGTTGCCGATTGTCGGAGGCCTGGCGGTCAGCCCTGAAGAACAACAGGCGCGTACCGCCAAACGCAATCACGCCCGGCGTCGCTTTGAACAGCGCAACGCCCGCTTGCACCGCGAAGAAGAACAGAAACTCGCCGAGCGTCAGGCCCGGGCACATCGCGCCGCGCAACAGCAGCACAGTGAAGTGACAACGCTCGACCCGGTTCAAGCCGCGCTGGAGAGAGTACGTGCGCAGAAAGCGGCCAATGCCGATGCGGCGTTGAAGAAAGCCAAAATCGATCTGGCGATGAGCCGCGCACAACTGAACAAATCGCTCAAGGCGTTCGGCCATCCGCCGACCTTCGAACAGCAGTCGCAACTGATCGTCCTGCAACAGCAATTCGACGCCGCTGAACACGCCTTGGCACAGTTGGAAAACAGCGCTCCACCCGCCGCTGCGCCGGCGGCGCCAGTGAAGGACGCGGAGCTGAAGCGGGCGAAAATACAGTTGGCCATGCGCCGCGCCGAACTCAAGAAAGCACAAACCAGTGACGCGCCGGCCGAGCAAATCGAAGCCCTGGAGCGTGCACTCGGCGACGCTGAAAAAGCCCTGCACGCGGCAGAAACTGCAAGCGAGCAGCCTTTACCTGACCTGGCACGTATCGAAAAACGCCCCATCGACAGCCAGCTTCGACAGCTGAAAACCGAATTGGCCTACGCTCGCGCGGATGTCAGCAAACTCGAACGTCGCACCGACACACCCGCTGAATTATTGGACAAGGCACGCGCCCGCCTGCAAGAAGCCGAGCGCCAGGTGGATGCCTATGTCGCCCCTTGA
- a CDS encoding RnfABCDGE type electron transport complex subunit D, producing the protein MSPLESVDERLQQAMKLVLLATVPGMLVLFWLYGWGVLINLILAGVTALAVEAAVLWLRKRQIKPTLSDGSALVSATLLALALPPYCPWWLTVCAAAFALLGKQLYGGVGKNPFNPAMLGFALVLVTFPQPMTHWPSSHGMDLLGGLRQVFGFSLSQTPDAWVQATALDSLRINKSLTMDELFAGNPAFGHFGARGVEWVNLAFLAGGLFLLQRRVFSWHAPVGMLASLFVISLLCWNGSGSDSHGSPLFHLLTGASMLGAFFIVTEPVSGAKIPGARLLFGAGVGLLTYLIRTWGGYPDGVAFAVLLMNLCVPALERFVASRQEQLSP; encoded by the coding sequence ATGTCGCCCCTTGAATCGGTCGACGAGCGCCTTCAGCAGGCCATGAAGCTGGTGTTGCTGGCCACCGTGCCGGGAATGCTGGTGCTGTTCTGGTTGTATGGCTGGGGCGTATTGATCAATTTGATCCTGGCCGGCGTTACCGCGCTGGCCGTTGAAGCGGCGGTGTTATGGCTGCGCAAACGCCAGATCAAACCGACCTTGAGCGATGGCAGCGCACTGGTCAGTGCGACGTTGCTGGCCCTGGCTTTGCCGCCGTATTGCCCATGGTGGCTGACGGTCTGCGCCGCGGCATTCGCACTGCTCGGCAAACAACTGTATGGCGGTGTAGGGAAAAACCCGTTCAACCCGGCGATGCTCGGTTTCGCTTTGGTACTGGTGACCTTTCCCCAACCAATGACTCACTGGCCTTCGTCCCACGGCATGGACCTGCTCGGAGGTCTGCGGCAAGTGTTCGGTTTCAGCCTCAGCCAGACGCCGGATGCGTGGGTCCAGGCCACGGCGCTGGACAGCTTGCGAATCAACAAAAGCCTGACCATGGACGAACTCTTCGCCGGCAATCCGGCGTTCGGTCACTTCGGCGCGCGCGGCGTGGAATGGGTCAACCTGGCGTTTCTGGCGGGCGGTTTGTTTCTGCTGCAACGGCGGGTGTTCAGCTGGCATGCGCCGGTGGGCATGCTTGCCAGCCTGTTCGTCATCAGCCTGCTGTGCTGGAACGGTTCGGGCTCCGACTCCCATGGTTCCCCCCTGTTTCATCTGCTCACGGGCGCGAGCATGCTGGGCGCATTCTTTATCGTCACGGAGCCGGTGTCCGGTGCAAAAATCCCAGGCGCCCGACTGCTGTTCGGCGCGGGCGTGGGATTGCTGACTTACCTGATTCGCACTTGGGGCGGCTATCCGGACGGCGTTGCGTTTGCAGTGTTGTTGATGAATCTTTGCGTGCCGGCGCTGGAGCGGTTTGTCGCGTCCAGGCAGGAGCAGCTTTCGCCATGA
- a CDS encoding RnfABCDGE type electron transport complex subunit G, whose protein sequence is MSRTSSVVILLLLASLGIGATWLVQYSSAPRIAAEQRRIDSRNLLDLLPSDSYDNQPLEQPLHLGNLALTNSTLLGGYLATKAGQPVAVLLRSQTIGYAGSIDLLIAIDANGKLLGVKTLKQSETPGLGARIADWPNSWLQAFTGKSLNEPADSGWALKKDQGQFDQVAGATITSRAVINAIHEALRYFDEHSRHLIGSGLHE, encoded by the coding sequence ATGAGCCGAACGTCGAGCGTTGTGATTCTGCTGTTGCTGGCAAGCCTGGGGATTGGCGCAACCTGGCTTGTGCAGTACAGCAGCGCGCCACGTATCGCAGCCGAACAGCGACGGATCGACAGCCGCAACCTGCTCGACTTGCTGCCTTCCGACAGTTACGACAATCAACCGCTGGAGCAGCCGCTGCACCTCGGCAACCTGGCGTTGACCAACAGCACCTTGCTGGGCGGCTACCTCGCCACCAAGGCCGGCCAACCCGTTGCGGTCCTGCTGCGCAGCCAGACGATCGGGTATGCGGGCTCCATCGATTTGCTGATCGCCATTGACGCAAACGGCAAGTTGCTGGGGGTCAAGACCCTGAAACAATCGGAAACCCCGGGCCTGGGTGCACGTATCGCTGACTGGCCCAATAGCTGGCTTCAGGCGTTCACTGGCAAATCCTTGAATGAACCCGCCGACAGCGGTTGGGCGTTGAAAAAGGATCAGGGGCAATTTGATCAAGTCGCTGGCGCGACCATTACCTCCAGAGCAGTGATCAATGCGATCCACGAGGCTCTGCGCTACTTCGATGAACACTCGCGTCATCTGATCGGGAGCGGCCTCCATGAATAA
- a CDS encoding Rnf-Nqr domain containing protein, with product MNKSANLQNSLMLAPLIGATDSLVTALGVWLMFIVVISAFGASMAAVRSRLIPASRLFAGVLLAATLTGCAELAAQVWSLQWHQHSGFYAALIALQCVVLEHTGFFQSAWRERLRLCVLFGALMVGLGLLREFLGDAGLRLATLAPGGFILLGLLIAAWQAWPRPTPSH from the coding sequence ATGAATAAGTCCGCAAATTTACAGAACTCACTGATGCTCGCGCCGCTGATCGGCGCCACTGACTCGTTAGTGACCGCACTGGGTGTGTGGTTGATGTTCATCGTGGTGATCAGTGCGTTTGGTGCGAGCATGGCTGCCGTGCGATCCCGACTGATCCCGGCGTCCCGCTTGTTCGCAGGCGTCCTGCTGGCGGCCACGCTGACCGGTTGTGCAGAACTCGCCGCGCAGGTCTGGTCACTTCAATGGCACCAGCATTCGGGGTTTTATGCAGCACTGATCGCTTTGCAGTGCGTCGTGTTGGAACACACCGGTTTTTTCCAGAGTGCATGGCGTGAGCGCCTGCGCCTGTGTGTCCTGTTCGGCGCGCTGATGGTCGGCCTGGGCCTGCTGCGCGAGTTCCTCGGCGACGCCGGCTTGCGCCTGGCCACGTTGGCACCTGGCGGATTCATTCTGCTGGGCCTGCTGATTGCCGCCTGGCAAGCCTGGCCCCGCCCGACTCCCTCACATTGA
- the nth gene encoding endonuclease III, with protein MNAAKRLEIFRRLHEDNPEPKTELAYSSPFELLISVILSAQSTDVGVNKATAKLYPVANTPQAIYALGVEGLSEYIKTIGLFNSKAKNVIETCRLLVERHGGEVPQTREELEALPGVGRKTANVVLNTAFRQLTMAVDTHIFRVSNRTGIAPGKNVVEVEKKLMKFVPKEYLLDSHHWLILHGRYVCLARKPRCGSCRIEDLCEYKHKTSDD; from the coding sequence ATGAATGCCGCAAAACGTCTGGAAATTTTCCGCAGGCTGCATGAAGACAATCCGGAGCCGAAGACCGAACTGGCCTACTCCTCGCCATTCGAATTGCTGATCTCGGTGATTCTCTCGGCACAATCGACCGATGTCGGCGTCAATAAAGCCACCGCCAAGCTCTACCCGGTGGCCAATACGCCGCAGGCGATTTACGCCCTGGGCGTGGAAGGTCTGTCCGAGTACATCAAGACCATCGGCCTGTTCAACAGCAAGGCAAAAAATGTAATCGAAACCTGCCGCTTGCTGGTGGAACGCCATGGCGGGGAAGTGCCGCAGACCCGTGAAGAGCTGGAAGCGTTGCCCGGTGTCGGCCGCAAGACTGCCAACGTGGTGCTCAATACTGCGTTCCGCCAACTGACCATGGCCGTGGACACGCATATTTTCCGGGTCAGCAATCGTACTGGCATCGCTCCCGGCAAGAATGTGGTCGAGGTCGAGAAAAAACTGATGAAGTTCGTGCCGAAGGAATATCTGCTCGATTCCCATCACTGGCTGATTCTTCATGGGCGTTACGTTTGCCTGGCTCGCAAGCCTCGCTGCGGCAGTTGCCGGATAGAAGACCTGTGCGAATACAAGCACAAGACTTCGGACGATTGA
- a CDS encoding PA3496 family putative envelope integrity protein — protein sequence MSTGKEQLDVEDDFTPVEADDAEPVVEVAKTNLSKRRTIDNLLEERRLQKQLADYDFDL from the coding sequence ATGAGCACTGGCAAAGAGCAATTGGACGTAGAAGACGACTTCACACCCGTTGAGGCCGATGACGCGGAACCGGTGGTTGAAGTGGCAAAGACCAACCTGAGCAAACGCCGCACCATCGACAATCTGCTGGAGGAGCGCCGACTGCAAAAGCAATTGGCCGATTACGATTTTGACCTATGA
- a CDS encoding response regulator transcription factor encodes MNKVLIVDDHPVIRLAVRMLMERHGYEVIAETDNGVDALQLAREHMPDIVILDIGIPKLDGLEVIARLASAAMPMKVLILTSQAPGHFSMRCMQSGAAGYVCKQQDLTELLSAIKAVLSGYSYFPNQALHTVRSSLGNASEADMVDRLSGREMMVLQQLARGKTNKEIADGMFLSNKTVSTYKTRLLLKLNARSLVDLIELAQRNGLV; translated from the coding sequence ATGAATAAAGTGCTGATCGTGGATGATCACCCCGTCATTCGTCTTGCGGTACGTATGCTGATGGAGCGTCATGGCTACGAAGTCATTGCAGAAACAGATAATGGCGTGGATGCATTGCAACTAGCTCGTGAACATATGCCGGATATTGTCATCCTGGATATTGGAATACCCAAACTGGATGGGCTGGAAGTCATTGCACGTCTGGCATCGGCAGCGATGCCAATGAAAGTACTGATATTGACTTCACAGGCTCCCGGGCATTTTTCGATGCGTTGCATGCAATCCGGTGCTGCAGGATATGTTTGCAAACAACAGGACCTCACTGAGTTGCTCAGTGCAATAAAGGCGGTATTGTCGGGCTACAGTTACTTTCCCAATCAAGCCTTGCATACCGTGCGCTCCAGTCTGGGGAATGCCAGTGAAGCCGATATGGTGGATCGTCTTTCGGGGCGGGAGATGATGGTCTTGCAACAGTTGGCTCGCGGCAAGACCAACAAGGAAATTGCCGATGGAATGTTCCTCAGCAATAAAACCGTCAGTACTTACAAGACGCGGCTGTTGTTGAAACTCAATGCGCGGTCCCTGGTTGACCTGATCGAACTGGCTCAACGCAATGGGTTGGTATGA
- a CDS encoding argininosuccinate synthase codes for MADVNKVVLAYSGGLDTSVILKWLQDTYNCEVVTFTADLGQGEEVEPARAKAQAMGVKEIYIDDLREEFVRDFVFPMFRANTVYEGEYLLGTSIARPLIAKRLIEIANETGADAISHGATGKGNDQVRFELGAYALKPGVKVIAPWREWDLLSREKLMDYAEKHAIPIERHGKKKSPYSMDANLLHISYEGGVLEDTWTEHEEDMWKWTVSPEKAPDKAQYLELTYRNGDIVALDGVEMTPATVLATLNRIGGEHGIGRLDIVENRYVGMKSRGCYETPGGTIMLRAHRAIESITLDREVAHLKDELMPKYASLIYTGYWWSPERLMLQQMIDASQAHVNGVVRLKLYKGNVIVTGRKSDESLFDANIATFEEDGGAYNQADAAGFIKLNALRMRIAANKGRKLF; via the coding sequence ATGGCGGACGTAAACAAGGTCGTTCTGGCGTATTCCGGCGGCCTGGACACTTCGGTGATCCTCAAGTGGCTGCAGGATACTTATAACTGTGAAGTGGTGACCTTTACCGCTGACCTGGGTCAGGGCGAAGAGGTCGAGCCGGCTCGCGCCAAGGCTCAGGCCATGGGCGTAAAAGAAATCTACATCGACGATCTGCGCGAAGAATTCGTGCGTGACTTCGTATTCCCGATGTTCCGCGCCAACACCGTTTACGAAGGCGAGTACCTGCTGGGTACTTCCATCGCTCGTCCGTTGATCGCCAAACGCCTGATCGAAATCGCCAACGAAACCGGCGCTGACGCCATTTCCCACGGTGCCACCGGCAAGGGTAACGACCAGGTTCGTTTCGAACTGGGCGCTTATGCCTTGAAGCCAGGTGTGAAAGTGATCGCTCCGTGGCGCGAATGGGACCTGCTCTCCCGTGAAAAGCTGATGGATTACGCTGAAAAGCACGCGATCCCGATCGAGCGTCATGGCAAGAAAAAATCCCCGTACTCGATGGATGCCAACCTGCTGCACATCTCCTATGAGGGCGGCGTGCTGGAAGACACCTGGACCGAGCACGAAGAAGACATGTGGAAATGGACCGTCTCCCCGGAGAAGGCTCCTGACAAGGCGCAGTACCTGGAACTGACCTACCGCAACGGCGACATCGTTGCACTGGACGGCGTCGAAATGACTCCGGCCACCGTGCTGGCGACCCTGAACCGTATCGGTGGCGAACACGGTATCGGCCGTCTCGACATCGTCGAGAACCGTTACGTGGGCATGAAGTCCCGTGGCTGCTACGAGACCCCTGGCGGCACCATCATGCTGCGCGCCCACCGTGCGATCGAATCGATCACGCTGGACCGCGAAGTGGCTCACCTCAAAGACGAGCTGATGCCTAAATACGCCAGCCTGATCTACACCGGTTACTGGTGGAGCCCTGAGCGTCTGATGCTGCAACAGATGATCGATGCGTCCCAGGCTCACGTGAACGGCGTCGTACGCCTGAAGCTGTACAAGGGCAACGTGATCGTCACTGGCCGCAAGTCCGACGAATCGTTGTTCGATGCCAACATCGCGACCTTCGAGGAAGATGGCGGCGCCTACAACCAGGCCGACGCGGCAGGCTTCATCAAGCTCAACGCGCTGCGCATGCGTATCGCGGCAAACAAAGGTCGCAAGCTGTTCTGA
- a CDS encoding flagellar protein MotY, translating into MRQRYLALLSVFASLPAMALTFQTRLESIEWTVEGDKFECRLTQPITDFGSGEFVRRAGEQATFRLKAYNSMVGGGSATLLAAAAPWQPGRGDINLGSVQIGSGNVLFNSSQVQAGRLISGLMDGRSPVVRHYSGDGRVSEVRLLPVKFSKAFNDYQSCVAKLLPKNFEQVKQTQIGFPGDGLDLDAQAKAQLQVMLEFMKADPTVNHIELDGHSDNSGNRLANRDLSRRRALAVMEFFKANGFQESQITVRFHGERYPLAPNTNAANRAKNRRVNVHLARVAPTEQPAPQTTASASPAKTY; encoded by the coding sequence GTGCGCCAGCGTTATTTAGCCTTGCTCAGCGTGTTTGCCAGCCTTCCCGCGATGGCGCTCACTTTCCAGACCCGTCTGGAGAGCATCGAGTGGACGGTCGAAGGGGACAAGTTCGAGTGCCGCCTGACTCAGCCGATCACCGATTTCGGTTCGGGCGAGTTCGTGCGCCGCGCCGGCGAGCAGGCGACGTTTCGTCTGAAAGCCTATAACTCGATGGTCGGCGGCGGCTCGGCGACCCTTCTGGCAGCCGCAGCGCCCTGGCAGCCGGGGCGGGGCGATATCAATCTGGGCTCCGTGCAGATTGGCAGCGGCAATGTGCTGTTCAACAGTTCTCAAGTTCAGGCCGGGCGCCTGATCAGTGGCCTGATGGACGGGCGTAGCCCGGTCGTTCGACATTATTCGGGCGATGGCCGGGTGTCGGAGGTGCGGTTATTGCCGGTCAAGTTCAGCAAGGCGTTCAACGATTATCAAAGCTGTGTGGCGAAGCTGCTGCCGAAGAATTTCGAGCAAGTCAAACAAACGCAGATCGGCTTTCCCGGCGACGGCCTGGATCTCGACGCACAGGCCAAGGCCCAGTTGCAGGTCATGCTGGAATTCATGAAGGCCGATCCGACGGTCAATCACATCGAACTCGACGGCCACTCCGACAACAGCGGCAATCGCCTGGCCAATCGTGACCTGTCGCGGCGTCGGGCCCTGGCGGTCATGGAGTTCTTCAAGGCCAACGGTTTTCAGGAATCGCAGATCACCGTGCGCTTTCACGGCGAGCGTTATCCGTTGGCACCCAACACCAATGCTGCCAATCGGGCGAAGAACCGTCGGGTCAATGTGCACCTGGCGCGGGTCGCACCCACCGAGCAGCCGGCGCCTCAGACAACCGCATCGGCGAGCCCCGCGAAGACATACTGA
- the pyrC gene encoding dihydroorotase has product MSDRLTLLRPDDWHIHLRDGAVLTNTVADVARTFGRAIIMPNLVPPVRNAAEADGYRQRILAARPAGSRFEPLMVLYLTDRTQPEEIREAKASGFIHAAKLYPAGATTNSDSGVTSIDKIFPALEAMAEVGMPLLVHGEVTRGDVDVFDREKIFIDEHMRRVVERFPTLKVVFEHITTADAVQFVNEASANVGATITAHHLLYNRNHMLVGGIRPHFYCLPILKRNTHQEALLDAATSGSEKFFLGTDSAPHAQHAKEAACGCAGCYTAYAAIEMYAEAFEQRNALDKLEAFASLNGPRFYGLPVNTDRITLVRDEWTAPTSLPFGELTVIPLRAGEKLRWRLLEEHA; this is encoded by the coding sequence ATGTCCGACCGCCTGACCCTGCTGCGTCCCGACGACTGGCATATTCATCTTCGCGATGGTGCCGTGTTGACCAATACCGTTGCGGATGTCGCGCGCACCTTTGGTCGCGCCATCATCATGCCCAACCTGGTACCTCCGGTGCGCAACGCCGCTGAAGCCGACGGCTATCGCCAGCGGATTCTCGCTGCACGTCCGGCTGGCAGCCGTTTCGAACCGTTGATGGTCCTTTACCTGACCGACCGCACCCAGCCCGAAGAAATTCGTGAGGCCAAGGCCAGCGGTTTCATTCATGCCGCCAAGTTGTATCCGGCCGGCGCGACCACCAACTCGGACTCTGGCGTCACCAGCATCGACAAGATCTTCCCTGCGCTTGAGGCCATGGCCGAAGTCGGGATGCCTTTGTTGGTTCACGGTGAAGTCACCCGTGGCGATGTCGACGTGTTCGACCGCGAAAAAATCTTCATCGATGAGCACATGCGTCGAGTGGTCGAGCGTTTCCCGACGCTCAAAGTGGTGTTCGAACACATCACCACCGCGGACGCCGTGCAGTTCGTCAACGAGGCTTCGGCCAACGTTGGCGCGACCATCACCGCGCATCACCTCTTGTACAACCGCAACCACATGCTGGTGGGCGGGATTCGGCCGCACTTCTATTGCCTGCCGATCCTCAAGCGCAATACGCACCAGGAAGCCCTGCTCGACGCCGCCACCAGCGGCAGCGAAAAGTTCTTCCTCGGCACCGACTCGGCGCCTCACGCCCAGCATGCCAAAGAAGCCGCGTGCGGCTGTGCCGGTTGCTACACCGCTTATGCGGCGATCGAGATGTACGCCGAAGCGTTCGAACAACGTAACGCACTGGACAAGCTCGAAGCCTTCGCCAGCCTCAACGGCCCGCGCTTCTATGGCCTGCCGGTGAACACCGATCGCATTACTCTGGTCCGCGACGAGTGGACCGCCCCAACCAGCCTGCCATTTGGCGAGCTGACCGTTATCCCGCTGCGCGCCGGTGAAAAACTGCGCTGGCGCCTGCTGGAGGAACACGCGTGA
- the rnt gene encoding ribonuclease T, whose product MSEDHYDDEQDGQGGGGGPRHPMAARFRGYLPVVVDVETGGFNSATDALLEIAATTIAMDEKGFVYPDHTYFFRVEPFEGANIEAAALEFTGIKLDHPLRMAVSEEAALTDIFRGIRKALKANGCKRAILVGHNSSFDLGFLNAAVARLDMKRNPFHPFSSFDTATLAGLAYGQTVLAKACQAADIDFDGREAHSARYDTEKTAELFCGIVNRWKQMGGWEDYND is encoded by the coding sequence GTGAGTGAAGACCATTACGACGACGAACAGGACGGTCAAGGCGGCGGAGGTGGTCCACGCCACCCGATGGCAGCTCGATTCCGTGGATACCTGCCAGTCGTTGTCGACGTTGAAACCGGTGGTTTCAACTCTGCCACTGACGCCTTGCTGGAAATAGCCGCTACCACCATCGCCATGGACGAGAAGGGTTTTGTCTACCCTGACCACACCTACTTCTTCCGCGTCGAGCCTTTTGAAGGCGCCAACATCGAAGCGGCCGCGCTGGAGTTCACCGGGATCAAACTCGATCACCCGCTGCGCATGGCAGTGAGTGAAGAAGCGGCGCTGACCGATATCTTCCGTGGCATCCGCAAGGCGCTGAAAGCCAACGGCTGCAAGCGGGCGATTCTGGTCGGGCACAACAGCAGCTTCGATCTGGGCTTCCTGAACGCGGCGGTTGCGCGCCTGGACATGAAGCGCAATCCGTTCCATCCGTTCTCCAGCTTCGACACGGCCACCCTGGCCGGTCTGGCGTACGGTCAGACGGTGCTGGCGAAAGCCTGTCAGGCCGCCGATATCGACTTCGACGGTCGCGAGGCTCACTCGGCTCGCTACGACACCGAGAAGACGGCCGAGCTGTTCTGCGGCATCGTCAATCGCTGGAAACAGATGGGCGGCTGGGAAGACTACAACGACTGA
- a CDS encoding bacterioferritin-associated ferredoxin has product MYVCLCTGVTDGQIREAIYEGCCSYKEVRQATGVASQCGKCACLAKEVVRETLTKLQTAQAAIPFPVEFTAA; this is encoded by the coding sequence ATGTATGTCTGCCTCTGCACTGGCGTCACCGACGGACAAATCCGCGAAGCAATCTATGAAGGTTGCTGCAGCTACAAGGAAGTCCGCCAAGCTACCGGCGTAGCCAGCCAATGCGGCAAATGCGCCTGCCTTGCCAAGGAAGTGGTGCGTGAAACCCTGACCAAATTGCAAACAGCCCAGGCTGCGATTCCTTTCCCGGTAGAATTTACTGCCGCGTAA
- a CDS encoding HigA family addiction module antitoxin → MSKEKENEKCQQSRKRGRYSRGHLSTVLNGHAAISADLALRLELAGISTGRQWLAMKAAYDLWQAEHRGQSNIVRLHEVPA, encoded by the coding sequence TTGAGCAAGGAGAAGGAGAACGAGAAATGTCAGCAAAGTCGAAAGCGGGGACGCTATTCGCGTGGCCACCTATCGACCGTGCTCAACGGTCATGCAGCGATTTCTGCTGACCTGGCGCTGCGCTTGGAACTCGCCGGTATAAGCACCGGCCGCCAGTGGCTGGCCATGAAGGCAGCCTATGACTTGTGGCAGGCCGAACACCGGGGGCAATCGAATATCGTACGTTTGCATGAAGTGCCAGCGTAA
- a CDS encoding EamA family transporter, producing the protein MLNLSLVKNVYALILISVTISAFAQIALKAGMDSPSVQREIAEGGARVSALLGIALNPLILLGLFLYFSSAAVWLMVLSKVQVSFAYPFVALGFVLTAVLGRLVFNDTFSAAKVIGTLLIMSGVVVMARGA; encoded by the coding sequence TTGTTAAATCTCAGCCTAGTAAAAAACGTTTATGCGCTCATCCTGATTAGCGTCACGATATCCGCCTTTGCGCAGATCGCCCTCAAGGCCGGCATGGACTCCCCTTCCGTCCAGAGGGAGATCGCAGAAGGAGGGGCACGAGTATCAGCATTGCTCGGTATTGCCCTCAACCCCCTAATATTGCTCGGCCTTTTCCTGTATTTCAGCAGTGCGGCGGTCTGGCTGATGGTGCTATCCAAGGTGCAGGTCAGTTTCGCCTATCCGTTCGTGGCACTGGGCTTTGTGCTAACGGCCGTGCTCGGCCGCCTCGTCTTCAATGACACCTTCTCCGCGGCCAAGGTCATCGGCACATTGCTGATCATGAGCGGGGTTGTCGTGATGGCGAGGGGGGCGTGA